The following are encoded in a window of Castanea sativa cultivar Marrone di Chiusa Pesio chromosome 9, ASM4071231v1 genomic DNA:
- the LOC142609920 gene encoding uncharacterized protein LOC142609920 isoform X1, producing the protein MVTKEKDEELAIFFEMRRREIDNERNISAQPNTALESNPMTTTRKTRTDEFLNSENDKSDYDWLITPPDTPVFHSMEKDSQKTVLGQIEIPNARPIVPKSRQLAKIQAEPPSRSSIAPKQPTSPSGQNSSSNGKKRPSLSGGLTSATSRPATPTGRPTLPSTTKPLRSSTPNSRGTLPSTKVVAPTVRSSTPTRSAARSSTPTARHSFPAVKCTSRSSTPNRRSSTPSKAPNQSAPPGRSSSAPRSGPAISKNPVPSRGSSPTVKSKPWKPSDIPGFSLDAPPNLRTSLPDRPVSASRSRVGALSARSSSSNSVSDEKPRQQSRSSSRGRASHGSAYSNGNAFQAQIRSVVNDSNTVSPVVMGTKMVERVVNMRKLAPPKQDDSHSTHNNQGGKSLSNDSSGFGRTLSKISLDMALRHMDIRRSVQGNLHPLVTNIPASSMYSVRSGAAKSRTVSATDSPLATSSNASSEPNLKNSSPCLDGSEIENNDFGFERGNSSPASQHGM; encoded by the exons ATGGTGACGAAGGAGAAAGACGAAGAGCTCGCGATCTTCTTCGAGATGAGGAGGCGCGAGATTGACAATGAGAGGAACATTTCCGCCCAGCCAAACACTGCCTTAG AGTCGAATCCAATGACAACAACACGGAAGACTCGGACAGATGAGTTCTTGAATTCAGAAAATGACAAATCTGATTATGATTG GCTTATTACACCACCGGATACCCCAGTTTTTCATTCCATGGAGAAAGATTCGCAGAAAACTGTTTTGGGTCAGATTGAGATTCCTAATGCTCGCCCCATTGTTCCGAAATCAAGG CAGCTAGCTAAAATCCAGGCAGAACCTCCTTCAAGGAGCAGCATAGCCCCTAAGCAGCCAACTTCGCCATCTGGACAGAATTCTTCCAGCAATGGTAAAAAAAGGCCCTCATTATCTGGGGGACTGACATCAGCGACTTCTAGACCTGCAACACCAACTGGACGACCCACATTACCCTCCACAACAAAACCCTTAAGATCCTCCACGCCTAATTCACGAGGCACCTTGCCTTCCACAAAGGTTGTGGCTCCTACAGTGAGATCTTCTACTCCTACTAGATCCGCTGCTCGGTCTTCAACACCAACTGCCAGACATTCCTTTCCAGCTGTCAAGTGTACTTCAAGATCATCCACTCCAAACCGTCGATCATCAACCCCATCAAAAGCTCCTAATCAATCTGCTCCCCCAGGTCGATCTTCTTCAGCACCAAGGTCAGGTCCCGCAATTTCGAAAAATCCAGTGCCATCACGTGGAAGTTCTCCAACAGTCAAATCTAAGCCTTGGAAACCATCTGATATACCTGGCTTCTCACTAGATGCTCCTCCAAATTTAAGGACATCATTGCCCGATAGGCCAGTTTCAGCCTCTAGGAGCAGGGTAGGAGCACTAAGTGCTAGGTCATCTTCTAGCAACTCTGTTTCAGATGAAAAACCAAGACAACAATCACGCTCTTCTTCTAGAGGACGAGCTTCTCATGGCAGTGCCTATAGTAATGGGAATGCCTTTCAAGCTCAGATCAGATCAGTGGTAAATGATAGTAACACAGTGAGCCCAGTGGTTATGGGAACAAAGATGGTTGAAAGAGTAGTAAACATGAGGAAACTTGCACCACCGAAGCAAGACGACAGTCACTCTACGCATAATAATCAAGGTGGCAAGTCTTTGTCCAATGACAGTTCAGGCTTTGGCAGAACACTTTCAAAGATATCTCTAGATATGGCTTTGAGGCATATG GATATAAGGCGTAGCGTCCAAGGCAACCTACACCCACTTGTGACGAACATTCCTGCTTCTTCTATGTACAGTGTGAGATCAGGAGCTGCAAAAAGCAGGACAGTAAGTGCTACTGACTCTCCTCTTGCCACAAGCAGCAACGCTAGCTCAGAGCCCAATCTCAAAAATAGCTCTCCTTGTCTAGATGGGAGtgaaattgaaaacaatgatTTTGGATTTGAGAGAGGAAACTCCTCACCTGCCAGCCAGCATGGTATGTGA
- the LOC142609920 gene encoding uncharacterized protein LOC142609920 isoform X2: protein MVTKEKDEELAIFFEMRRREIDNERNISAQPNTALESNPMTTTRKTRTDEFLNSENDKSDYDWLITPPDTPVFHSMEKDSQKTVLGQIEIPNARPIVPKSRLAKIQAEPPSRSSIAPKQPTSPSGQNSSSNGKKRPSLSGGLTSATSRPATPTGRPTLPSTTKPLRSSTPNSRGTLPSTKVVAPTVRSSTPTRSAARSSTPTARHSFPAVKCTSRSSTPNRRSSTPSKAPNQSAPPGRSSSAPRSGPAISKNPVPSRGSSPTVKSKPWKPSDIPGFSLDAPPNLRTSLPDRPVSASRSRVGALSARSSSSNSVSDEKPRQQSRSSSRGRASHGSAYSNGNAFQAQIRSVVNDSNTVSPVVMGTKMVERVVNMRKLAPPKQDDSHSTHNNQGGKSLSNDSSGFGRTLSKISLDMALRHMDIRRSVQGNLHPLVTNIPASSMYSVRSGAAKSRTVSATDSPLATSSNASSEPNLKNSSPCLDGSEIENNDFGFERGNSSPASQHGM, encoded by the exons ATGGTGACGAAGGAGAAAGACGAAGAGCTCGCGATCTTCTTCGAGATGAGGAGGCGCGAGATTGACAATGAGAGGAACATTTCCGCCCAGCCAAACACTGCCTTAG AGTCGAATCCAATGACAACAACACGGAAGACTCGGACAGATGAGTTCTTGAATTCAGAAAATGACAAATCTGATTATGATTG GCTTATTACACCACCGGATACCCCAGTTTTTCATTCCATGGAGAAAGATTCGCAGAAAACTGTTTTGGGTCAGATTGAGATTCCTAATGCTCGCCCCATTGTTCCGAAATCAAGG CTAGCTAAAATCCAGGCAGAACCTCCTTCAAGGAGCAGCATAGCCCCTAAGCAGCCAACTTCGCCATCTGGACAGAATTCTTCCAGCAATGGTAAAAAAAGGCCCTCATTATCTGGGGGACTGACATCAGCGACTTCTAGACCTGCAACACCAACTGGACGACCCACATTACCCTCCACAACAAAACCCTTAAGATCCTCCACGCCTAATTCACGAGGCACCTTGCCTTCCACAAAGGTTGTGGCTCCTACAGTGAGATCTTCTACTCCTACTAGATCCGCTGCTCGGTCTTCAACACCAACTGCCAGACATTCCTTTCCAGCTGTCAAGTGTACTTCAAGATCATCCACTCCAAACCGTCGATCATCAACCCCATCAAAAGCTCCTAATCAATCTGCTCCCCCAGGTCGATCTTCTTCAGCACCAAGGTCAGGTCCCGCAATTTCGAAAAATCCAGTGCCATCACGTGGAAGTTCTCCAACAGTCAAATCTAAGCCTTGGAAACCATCTGATATACCTGGCTTCTCACTAGATGCTCCTCCAAATTTAAGGACATCATTGCCCGATAGGCCAGTTTCAGCCTCTAGGAGCAGGGTAGGAGCACTAAGTGCTAGGTCATCTTCTAGCAACTCTGTTTCAGATGAAAAACCAAGACAACAATCACGCTCTTCTTCTAGAGGACGAGCTTCTCATGGCAGTGCCTATAGTAATGGGAATGCCTTTCAAGCTCAGATCAGATCAGTGGTAAATGATAGTAACACAGTGAGCCCAGTGGTTATGGGAACAAAGATGGTTGAAAGAGTAGTAAACATGAGGAAACTTGCACCACCGAAGCAAGACGACAGTCACTCTACGCATAATAATCAAGGTGGCAAGTCTTTGTCCAATGACAGTTCAGGCTTTGGCAGAACACTTTCAAAGATATCTCTAGATATGGCTTTGAGGCATATG GATATAAGGCGTAGCGTCCAAGGCAACCTACACCCACTTGTGACGAACATTCCTGCTTCTTCTATGTACAGTGTGAGATCAGGAGCTGCAAAAAGCAGGACAGTAAGTGCTACTGACTCTCCTCTTGCCACAAGCAGCAACGCTAGCTCAGAGCCCAATCTCAAAAATAGCTCTCCTTGTCTAGATGGGAGtgaaattgaaaacaatgatTTTGGATTTGAGAGAGGAAACTCCTCACCTGCCAGCCAGCATGGTATGTGA